A window of Candidatus Hydrogenedens sp. genomic DNA:
TCGATAATCCTGATAACAGAAGAACTTGCAAAAGAGTCAAAGGAAATTATACAAGACTATAGATTAATAAGTAATGCAGTTATAACAACGATTCCAACACATAAAGGCACACAACATTTGGGATTTAGAGAACTAAAAAGACAGATTGAATATTCAATCGGTGTGGATATGCTCGGGAAAGAGGAATAAGCCCGATGAATATAAATAAGAAAAATGTATTGAATGTAATAATAGTGAATAAAAAAGGAACATTAGGGAAATAGAATATGAGCACAAACAATCAGGGTGAAGTTGTCAAAGTATCCGGACCATTAGTTGTGGCTCGTGGTTTAGCCGGTGCCAGAATGTATGAAATGGTGCGAGTCGGTGAAGCCAAATTGTTCGGAGAAATTATTGAAATTCGAGGAGACGAATATTCCATTCAGGTTTATGAAGAAACCGAAGGAATAGGACCAGGTCAGCCTGTATTCAGGACAGGAGAAGCCTTAAGTGTTGAATTAGGTCCTGGTTTAATTCGCTCCATTTACGACGGTGTCCAGCGACCTCTGGACAAAATTGCGGCACAGTATGGTGAATATATTGTCCGTGGAGCGGAGAGCCCTTCATTAGACCGTTCTTTAATATGGAAGTTTGAACCTGTAGCGAAAGTGGGCGACCATGTCGTAGCAGGGGATATTTTAGGCACAGTGCGTGAGACAAAATTAGTTGTCCATAAAATTTTGGTGCCTAATGGAATTGAAGGAACAGTTAAAAAAATTGCTCCAGTTGAGGGCAATGTAGATACAATTATCGCAGTTGTTGATACCGAAAAAGGACCGCGTGAATTAACGATGGTCCAGCGTTGGCCTGTTCGTGAACCGCGTCCCGTTGCTAAAAAACTTCCACCATTGGAGCCGTTGACTACAGGACAACGCGTTCTTGACATGTTTTTCCCAATGACAAAAGGTGGAACTGCTTGTGTACCAGGTCCGTTCGGAAGTGGTAAAACGGTTGTTCAACACCAGTTAGCCAAATGGGCAAATGCGAGTATTGTGGTTTATGTGGGATGTGGTGAGCGTGGGAATGAAATGACCGATGTGCTTATGGAATTCCCCGAACTAAAAGACCCCGAATCTGGCGAACCCCTTATGGAACGAACCGTTCTTATTGCAAATACATCTAACATGCCTGTAGCCGCTCGTGAAGCCAGTGTATTCACAGGGATTACAATTGCAGAGTATTTCCGTGATATGGGCTACAGTGTGGCTTTGATGGCAGATTCAACAAGCCGCTGGGCAGAGGCTATGCGTGAGATGTCCGGTCGTTTGGAAGAAA
This region includes:
- a CDS encoding V-type ATP synthase subunit F (produces ATP from ADP in the presence of a proton gradient across the membrane; the F subunit is part of the catalytic core of the ATP synthase complex), with the protein product SIILITEELAKESKEIIQDYRLISNAVITTIPTHKGTQHLGFRELKRQIEYSIGVDMLGKEE
- a CDS encoding V-type ATP synthase subunit A, coding for MSTNNQGEVVKVSGPLVVARGLAGARMYEMVRVGEAKLFGEIIEIRGDEYSIQVYEETEGIGPGQPVFRTGEALSVELGPGLIRSIYDGVQRPLDKIAAQYGEYIVRGAESPSLDRSLIWKFEPVAKVGDHVVAGDILGTVRETKLVVHKILVPNGIEGTVKKIAPVEGNVDTIIAVVDTEKGPRELTMVQRWPVREPRPVAKKLPPLEPLTTGQRVLDMFFPMTKGGTACVPGPFGSGKTVVQHQLAKWANASIVVYVGCGERGNEMTDVLMEFPELKDPESGEPLMERTVLIANTSNMPVAAREASVFTGITIAEYFRDMGYSVALMADSTSRWAEAMREMSGRLEEMPGEEGYPAYLGTRIASFYERSGNVICLGSDKRNGTLSLIGAVSPPGGDFSEPVVQATLRVVKVFWGLDDKLAFARHFPAINWLTSYSLYQEVVDKYANEHYNPRWSEVRRRAMAILQREAELEELVRLVGMDALPAEDRLLMQAAKMIREDFLHQNAFDELDTYTSMVKQFQLLNTILHYYDEVRPALQKGVPLTKLLTLPVLEEISKAKLIHEDKLAQFDELRNKVSEQVKALMS